One window of the Pieris brassicae chromosome 2, ilPieBrab1.1, whole genome shotgun sequence genome contains the following:
- the LOC123719972 gene encoding E3 ubiquitin-protein ligase Bre1, with product MSKRIAEDSGNGSNQPPIKKVHFEPHLIGPVSTLEEMDIKVLQFQNKKLAQRIEQRHRCEAELRARIEQLEKRQTQDDAVLCVVNRYWNLLNEDIRVLLQRFDAETADESENKNENEATTSFLMQLSTWDKEELDAQLANRVQVSKRAVAKVLQAFDRLQQRNDKIWRAIKGEGEEGAPAPSLDETIRATNEEVTAENRRLQALSTTLHESHHTMTLRVAQLQDAVNSRDTENAELKNQIDDLQYELMKIRSRNDKLENHLAEAIEKLKSYHQSGTTATTTCAPTPHSALANAKLEDIAAELEEQRELANNRLAELDRLHRQHRDTLKELEKLKMDIRQLPESVIVETTEYKCLQSQFSVLYNESMQMKTALDETRLQLQNAKNLHMRQIEIMESEELARQKALRAEMIQLEDVLGQLRKEYEMLRIEFEQNLAANEQTGPINREMRHLITSLQNHNQQLKGEVHRYKRKYKDSSQELNKLRKEMEESNVRPPPDQADEKPLAVKKEEPDPESEEGASSGGGESKHSVPKDHGRAKIQEQELIIKDLKQQLKKAVNEQKELKLLLDMYKGVSKEQRDKVQLMAAERKARQELEDHRQKAKMAQESKRERRMADEDALRKIKQLEEQKYELQKQLSCARPNADPLHGFTRPFAGSQEEEALLNEMEVTGQAFEDMQEQNSRLIQQLREKDDANFKLMSERIKANSLHKLLREEKQLLQEQVVTRDQQIESMGLVARRLEEKERLLQATLSAVEKELLLRQQAMEMHKRKAIESAQSAADLKLHLEKYHAQMKEAQQVVAEKTSALEAEAYKTKRLHEELAILRRKAERMKKMEQAGSSMDEVLLEEIREYKETLTCPSCKVKRKDAVLTKCFHVFCWDCLRTRYETRQRKCPKCNAAFGANDYHRLYLST from the exons AGAATAGAACAACGCCATAGGTGTGAGGCTGAGCTACGAGCTAGGATAGAACAGTTAGAGAAGCGCCAGACCCAGGATGATGCTGTATTATGTGTTGTCAACAGATACtggaatttattaaatgaagatATTAGAGTATTGTTGCAAAGGTTTGATGCAGAAACAGCTGATGAATCTGAGaacaaaa aTGAGAATGAAGCTACCACATCCTTTCTTATGCAATTATCAACTTGGGATAAAGAAGAATTGGACGCTCAACTGGCAAACAGAGTACAAGTGAGCAAAAGAGCAGTAGCAAAAGTGTTACAGGCTTTTGACAGGCTGCAGCAgagaaatgataaaatatggAGGGCAATAAAAGGAGAAGGGGAAG AAGGTGCCCCAGCTCCGTCCCTTGATGAAACAATAAGGGCAACAAATGAGGAAGTTACTGCAGAGAACCGTCGGCTTCAAGCCCTCAGTACCACATTACATGAGAGCCATCATACCATGACATTGAGAGTTGCCCAGTTACAGGACGCAGTTAACAGTCGGGATACTGAGAATGCTGAGTTGAAGAACCAGATTGATGACCTGCAATATGAGTTAATGAAG ATTCGTTCCCGAAATGATAAGCTAGAGAATCACTTAGCAGAAGCAATTGAGAAATTAAAGAGCTACCATCAATCAGGCACAACAGCCACTACTACTTGTGCTCCGACACCTCATTCAGCGTTGGCTAATGCCAAGTTGGAAGACATTGCGGCAGAATTGGAAGAGCAGAGGGAATTAGCTAATAATAGACTGGCGGAACTGGACAGATTACATAGACAACATAGGGATACATTGAAGGAGTTGGAGAAATTGAAAATGGAT atACGCCAATTGCCAGAATCTGTGATAGTAGAGACGACAGAGTATAAATGTCTTCAGAGTCAATTCTCTGTACTCTACAATGAGTCGATGCAAATGAAGACTGCGTTAGATGAAACAAGACTACAACTACAAAATGCTAAGAACCTCCATATGAGACAAATAGAAATAATGGAG AGTGAAGAGTTGGCAAGGCAGAAAGCGTTGAGAGCAGAAATGATACAATTGGAGGATGTCCTCGGGCAACTCCGGAAAGAGTATGAGATGTTACGAATAGAGTTTGAGCAGAATCTCGCAGCAAATGAACAGACAGGACCGATTAATAGAGAAATGAGGCATTTGATAACATCCCTTCAGAATCATAATCAACAATTAAAAGGCGAGGTACATAGGTATAAGCGGAAATATAAGGATTCTAGTCAGGAACTAAATAAG CTCCGTAAAGAGATGGAAGAGTCCAATGTTAGGCCACCACCAGACCAAGCCGATGAGAAGCCTCTGGCTGTTAAGAAGGAAGAGCCAGATCCAGAG AGTGAAGAGGGCGCCAGTAGCGGTGGCGGCGAGAGTAAGCACTCCGTCCCGAAGGACCATGGACGAGCTAAGATACAGGAACAAGAACTCATTATTAAGGATCTCAAACAACAgcttaa GAAGGCTGTAAACGAGCAGAAAGAGCTGAAGCTCCTCCTGGATATGTACAAAGGAGTGAGCAAAGAGCAAAGGGACAAAGTGCAATTGATGGCCGCAGAACGAAAAGCCAGACAGGAATTGGAAGATCATAGGCAGAAAGCTAAAATGGCAcag GAAAGTAAAAGGGAGCGTCGTATGGCAGACGAAGACGCGCTGCGGAAGATCAAACAGCTGGAAGAGCAGAAATACGAACTCCAGAAGCAGCTCTCTTGCGCCCGGCCTAATGCAGATCCCTTGCATGGCTTCACCAGGCCTTTTGCTGGATCACAG GAAGAAGAAGCCCTACTTAATGAGATGGAGGTAACGGGTCAGGCGTTCGAAGACATGCAAGAACAGAACTCGAGACTCATCCAGCAGTTGAGGGAAAAGGACGATGCCAACTTTAAACTGATGTCGGAGAGAATTAAGGCCAATTCTCTGCATAAATTACTTCGGGAAGAGAAACAGCTTTTGCAGGAacag GTAGTCACCCGTGACCAACAAATAGAGTCCATGGGTCTGGTGGCCCGAAGGTTAGAAGAGAAAGAGAGATTGCTCCAAGCGACCCTATCTGCCGTGGAGAAGGAACTGCTTCTTCGGCAGCAGGCGATGGAAATGCACAAGCGGAAAGCCATTGAGTCGGCTCAATCCGCTGCTGATCTCAAATTGCATCTTG aaaAGTACCACGCGCAAATGAAGGAGGCGCAACAAGTGGTCGCCGAAAAGACGAGCGCGCTCGAAGCTGAAGcgtacaaaacaaaaagactTCAT GAGGAGTTAGCCATACTCCGTCGGAAGGCAGAGAGAATGAAGAAGATGGAGCAGGCTGGTAGCAGTATGGATGAAGTGCTGCTAGAAGAGATCCGCGAATATAAGGAGACCCTCACTTGCCCTTCTTGCAAg gtaAAACGCAAGGACGCCGTGTTAACGAAGTGTTTCCACGTCTTTTGCTGGGATTGTCTGCGGACGCGTTACGAGACGCGACAAAGGAAATGTCCAAAATGCAACGCCGCCTTTGGAGCCAATGACTACCACAGATTATATCTATCGACGTAG
- the LOC123719223 gene encoding uncharacterized protein LOC123719223 isoform X1, with amino-acid sequence MEKETVNFTNTQTGASAEVNIENTSSIVVVDIKIENEELKEETKNESGVIVEVFEDKDSVSKENSFIENGLCETIDDARSLGDLDSLAAGDELVLGAAGSDSGVEGCGRALSSGGGSRSCASSVVSCGSGCGSESSSVAGAPPRPRKRVNVTVTEPKRSSPITSTPRPTTAPRGPNLATRERARSREKPIPPEKPRPLTPKPKIRPTTDLPNLVRESPALRAKQTKTSAARCRTPNSPQTEEKKWPTNGQRLATVSDAGATRVAADKYGTLPRRRREDQEMSPKHDSSPPASRRPTVTRSASSRTATKTRVKIYAEKTSQTVLLGSDIESAFGGVVPNIERIEVNRCHRGVQASARDTETTRLAAAKAAAEAAAVEERERRLHAESQLAAERTARLAAIAELERNSLRLLELAGAGAGAGADGCLRALEEQLRSAEDLATRQRAENDTLRDHCDKLHADACKARERSRVFEARLTEAEREASEMQDFLAAETGALGDSLLDAENEIARLNADLERRRGECRQLVRMCEQRRQEALAASARARFATGASVGGAHASAHALDALARKLRTLTDAVRTAYALPHHAIQPTVFHNDAYSRSDSGDTLSPEEESRGGLLGAVVRALRTAAASAPVLTHVDDDRSRISDDNDSAELLDSETEPCLVTDPECAEEWWSGAWSGEELSPERDSFGDIDKDPESNSGSERESLRNLSAAIAQRQRSEAEAEEAARGCLLDKVVLLDQRLAELVRALALAAAAARHKDAPAATLADTLREKLDVTEKNVADVVVKKLAELDASKHMMEQYRTSIETLKNQLVQCTEEDDVEVIERELSSCEETERRLRYEAVEGALSSLSSLGWPRLMPLRLRLERLAFALAAPPRPAHAHNTSPLTPHPAACT; translated from the exons ATGGAGAAAGAAACTGTTAATTTCACCAACACCCAAACTGGGGCTTCAGCTGAAGTTAACATTGAAAATACGTCCAGTATAGTGgtagttgatataaaaatagaaaatgaggAACTAAAAGAAGAAACTAAAAATGAAAGTGGTGTTATAGTTGAAGTGTTTGAAGACAAAGACTCAGTTTCTAAAGAGAACTCTTTTATTGAGAATGGTTTGTGTGAAACAATAGACGATGCACGATCTTTAGGTGACCTAGATAGTTTAGCGGCAGGGGACGAATTAGTGCTTGGCGCAGCGGGCAGTGACAGCGGAGTAGAAGGATGCGGCCGAGCGTTGAGCAGTGGCGGAGGATCTCGGTCTTGTGCATCAAGTGTAGTTTCCTGCGGCTCAGGTTGTGGTTCAGAGAGTTCTTCGGTCGCAGGGGCACCTCCAAGACCAAGAAAACGTGTCAATGTGACAGTTACAGAGCCAAAGAGAAGTTCTCCGATAACATCTACTCCTCGCCCGACAACGGCTCCTAGAGGACCAAATCTAGCCACTCGTGAACGTGCCCGAAGCAGAGAGAAACCGATACCGCCCGAGAAACCTCGGCCGTTGACTCCAAAGCCTAAAATTAGACCGACTACAGATCTTCCAAATCTTGTCAGAGAGAGCCCCGCATTACGTGCCAAACAAACCAAAACTTCCGCCGCTAGATGTAGAACGCCAAATTCACCTCAGACTGAAGAAAAGAAATGGCCAACTAACGGTCAGAGGCTGGCCACTGTGTCAGATGCAGGAGCCACTCGTGTGGCGGCTGATAAATATGGAACCTTGCCGAGAAGGCGGAGGGAAGATCAAGAGATGTCGCCGAAACATGACAGTAGCCCCCCAGCATCTAGACGTCCCACTGTCACGCGTTCAGCGTCCTCGAGAACAGCCACAAAGACGCGAGTTAAAATTTACGCCGAAAAGACATCACAAACTGTTTTGTTGGGTTCCGATATTGAATCCGCTTTTGGTGGCGTCGTTCCCAATATTGAAAG AATAGAAGTGAATCGTTGTCATCGTGGAGTGCAAGCAAGTGCAAGAGACACCGAGACAACACGACTTGCAGCAGCCAAGGCCGCAGCAGAGGCCGCTGCAGTCGAGGAAAGAGAGCGCAGGTTACACGCAGAATCCCAGTTGGCTGCCGAACGGACTGCAAGATTGGCTGCCATCGCAGAGCTTGAGAGAAATTCGTTGCGGCTTTTGGAACTGGCCGGCGCAg GCGCTGGCGCAGGCGCAGATGGCTGTCTACGAGCATTGGAAGAGCAATTGCGATCCGCAGAAGACCTAGCAACTCGGCAGCGAGCTGAAAACGACACGTTGAGAGACCACTGTGACAAGTTACATGCG GACGCGTGCAAAGCCCGTGAAAGGTCACGCGTCTTCGAAGCGCGTTTGACAGAAGCGGAGCGTGAAGCGTCGGAAATGCAGGACTTCTTGGCCGCTGAGACCGGAGCTCTTGGGGACTCGCTGCTTGATGCTGAGAATGAGATTGCCCGGCTCAACGCTGACCTTGAGAGAAG acGAGGTGAATGCCGTCAACTAGTGCGTATGTGCGAACAACGTCGTCAAGAGGCTCTGGCTGCGTCCGCTCGCGCACGTTTCGCAACGGGCGCAAGTGTGGGTGGTGCTCACGCTAGCGCGCACGCACTCGACGCACTCGCCCGTAAACTACGCACGTTGACAGATGCAGTGCGAACGGCTTATGCGTTGCCACATCATGCTATACAACCAACTGTTTTTCACAATGATGCGTACAG TCGTAGCGACAGTGGCGATACACTGTCCCCAGAAGAGGAATCCAGGGGTGGTCTGCTAGGAGCAGTGGTACGTGCACTGCGTACGGCAGCAGCGAGCGCGCCCGTACTTACGCACGTTGATGATGATCGCTCAAGGATATCCGATGATAATGATTCAGCTGAATTACTTGATTCGGAAACGGAGCCCTGTTTGGTCACTGACCCGG AATGTGCGGAAGAGTGGTGGTCGGGCGCCTGGAGTGGTGAAGAATTGTCTCCCGAACGAGATTCTTTCGGGGACATTGATAAAG ATCCAGAATCTAACTCCGGATCTGAGCGCGAATCGCTCCGGAATCTATCAGCGGCTATTGCGCAAAGGCAGAGGTCCGAGGCGGAAGCGGAAGAAGCGGCTCGGGGATGTCTTTTGGACAAAGTGGTGTTATTGGACCAAAGATTGGCGGAACTAGTTCGAGCGCTCGCATTGGCTGCTGCCGCCGCGAGGCATAAAGACGCGCCCGCTGCTACGCTCGCTGATACACTCCG GGAGAAGTTGGATGTGACTGAAAAAAATGTGGCTGACGTGGTCGTGAAGAAATTAGCGGAGCTTGATGCCTCAAAACACATGATGGAGCAGTACAGAACCTCCATTGAA ACGCTCAAAAATCAGCTGGTCCAATGTACTGAGGAGGACGACGTCGAAGTAATTGAGCGG GAACTGTCATCATGTGAGGAAACCGAACGCCGTCTCCGCTACGAAGCTGTAGAGGGCGCTCTGTCAAGTCTTTCATCCTTGGGCTGGCCCCGACTTATGCCTTTGCGATTACGTCTCGAAAGATTAGCCTTCGCACTCGCCGCTCCGCCGAGGCCCGCGCACGCGCATAACACTTCGCCCCTAACCCCCCATCCCGCTGCCTGTACTTAA
- the LOC123719223 gene encoding uncharacterized protein LOC123719223 isoform X2, with protein sequence MEKETVNFTNTQTGASAEVNIENTSSIVVVDIKIENEELKEETKNESGVIVEVFEDKDSVSKENSFIENGLCETIDDARSLGDLDSLAAGDELVLGAAGSDSGVEGCGRALSSGGGSRSCASSVVSCGSGCGSESSSVAGAPPRPRKRVNVTVTEPKRSSPITSTPRPTTAPRGPNLATRERARSREKPIPPEKPRPLTPKPKIRPTTDLPNLVRESPALRAKQTKTSAARCRTPNSPQTEEKKWPTNGQRLATVSDAGATRVAADKYGTLPRRRREDQEMSPKHDSSPPASRRPTVTRSASSRTATKTRVKIYAEKTSQTVLLGSDIESAFGGVVPNIERIEVNRCHRGVQASARDTETTRLAAAKAAAEAAAVEERERRLHAESQLAAERTARLAAIAELERNSLRLLELAGAGAGAGADGCLRALEEQLRSAEDLATRQRAENDTLRDHCDKLHADACKARERSRVFEARLTEAEREASEMQDFLAAETGALGDSLLDAENEIARLNADLERRRGECRQLVRMCEQRRQEALAASARARFATGASVGGAHASAHALDALARKLRTLTDAVRTAYALPHHAIQPTVFHNDAYSRSDSGDTLSPEEESRGGLLGAVVRALRTAAASAPVLTHVDDDRSRISDDNDSAELLDSETEPCLVTDPECAEEWWSGAWSGEELSPERDSFGDIDKDPESNSGSERESLRNLSAAIAQRQRSEAEAEEAARGCLLDKVVLLDQRLAELVRALALAAAAARHKDAPAATLADTLREKLDVTEKNVADVVVKKLAELDASKHMMEQYRTSIEGLLGDLESRIKMRDAQKSAGPMY encoded by the exons ATGGAGAAAGAAACTGTTAATTTCACCAACACCCAAACTGGGGCTTCAGCTGAAGTTAACATTGAAAATACGTCCAGTATAGTGgtagttgatataaaaatagaaaatgaggAACTAAAAGAAGAAACTAAAAATGAAAGTGGTGTTATAGTTGAAGTGTTTGAAGACAAAGACTCAGTTTCTAAAGAGAACTCTTTTATTGAGAATGGTTTGTGTGAAACAATAGACGATGCACGATCTTTAGGTGACCTAGATAGTTTAGCGGCAGGGGACGAATTAGTGCTTGGCGCAGCGGGCAGTGACAGCGGAGTAGAAGGATGCGGCCGAGCGTTGAGCAGTGGCGGAGGATCTCGGTCTTGTGCATCAAGTGTAGTTTCCTGCGGCTCAGGTTGTGGTTCAGAGAGTTCTTCGGTCGCAGGGGCACCTCCAAGACCAAGAAAACGTGTCAATGTGACAGTTACAGAGCCAAAGAGAAGTTCTCCGATAACATCTACTCCTCGCCCGACAACGGCTCCTAGAGGACCAAATCTAGCCACTCGTGAACGTGCCCGAAGCAGAGAGAAACCGATACCGCCCGAGAAACCTCGGCCGTTGACTCCAAAGCCTAAAATTAGACCGACTACAGATCTTCCAAATCTTGTCAGAGAGAGCCCCGCATTACGTGCCAAACAAACCAAAACTTCCGCCGCTAGATGTAGAACGCCAAATTCACCTCAGACTGAAGAAAAGAAATGGCCAACTAACGGTCAGAGGCTGGCCACTGTGTCAGATGCAGGAGCCACTCGTGTGGCGGCTGATAAATATGGAACCTTGCCGAGAAGGCGGAGGGAAGATCAAGAGATGTCGCCGAAACATGACAGTAGCCCCCCAGCATCTAGACGTCCCACTGTCACGCGTTCAGCGTCCTCGAGAACAGCCACAAAGACGCGAGTTAAAATTTACGCCGAAAAGACATCACAAACTGTTTTGTTGGGTTCCGATATTGAATCCGCTTTTGGTGGCGTCGTTCCCAATATTGAAAG AATAGAAGTGAATCGTTGTCATCGTGGAGTGCAAGCAAGTGCAAGAGACACCGAGACAACACGACTTGCAGCAGCCAAGGCCGCAGCAGAGGCCGCTGCAGTCGAGGAAAGAGAGCGCAGGTTACACGCAGAATCCCAGTTGGCTGCCGAACGGACTGCAAGATTGGCTGCCATCGCAGAGCTTGAGAGAAATTCGTTGCGGCTTTTGGAACTGGCCGGCGCAg GCGCTGGCGCAGGCGCAGATGGCTGTCTACGAGCATTGGAAGAGCAATTGCGATCCGCAGAAGACCTAGCAACTCGGCAGCGAGCTGAAAACGACACGTTGAGAGACCACTGTGACAAGTTACATGCG GACGCGTGCAAAGCCCGTGAAAGGTCACGCGTCTTCGAAGCGCGTTTGACAGAAGCGGAGCGTGAAGCGTCGGAAATGCAGGACTTCTTGGCCGCTGAGACCGGAGCTCTTGGGGACTCGCTGCTTGATGCTGAGAATGAGATTGCCCGGCTCAACGCTGACCTTGAGAGAAG acGAGGTGAATGCCGTCAACTAGTGCGTATGTGCGAACAACGTCGTCAAGAGGCTCTGGCTGCGTCCGCTCGCGCACGTTTCGCAACGGGCGCAAGTGTGGGTGGTGCTCACGCTAGCGCGCACGCACTCGACGCACTCGCCCGTAAACTACGCACGTTGACAGATGCAGTGCGAACGGCTTATGCGTTGCCACATCATGCTATACAACCAACTGTTTTTCACAATGATGCGTACAG TCGTAGCGACAGTGGCGATACACTGTCCCCAGAAGAGGAATCCAGGGGTGGTCTGCTAGGAGCAGTGGTACGTGCACTGCGTACGGCAGCAGCGAGCGCGCCCGTACTTACGCACGTTGATGATGATCGCTCAAGGATATCCGATGATAATGATTCAGCTGAATTACTTGATTCGGAAACGGAGCCCTGTTTGGTCACTGACCCGG AATGTGCGGAAGAGTGGTGGTCGGGCGCCTGGAGTGGTGAAGAATTGTCTCCCGAACGAGATTCTTTCGGGGACATTGATAAAG ATCCAGAATCTAACTCCGGATCTGAGCGCGAATCGCTCCGGAATCTATCAGCGGCTATTGCGCAAAGGCAGAGGTCCGAGGCGGAAGCGGAAGAAGCGGCTCGGGGATGTCTTTTGGACAAAGTGGTGTTATTGGACCAAAGATTGGCGGAACTAGTTCGAGCGCTCGCATTGGCTGCTGCCGCCGCGAGGCATAAAGACGCGCCCGCTGCTACGCTCGCTGATACACTCCG GGAGAAGTTGGATGTGACTGAAAAAAATGTGGCTGACGTGGTCGTGAAGAAATTAGCGGAGCTTGATGCCTCAAAACACATGATGGAGCAGTACAGAACCTCCATTGAA GGCCTGCTTGGCGATCTCGAGTCAAGAATAAAGATGCGAG ACGCTCAAAAATCAGCTGGTCCAATGTACTGA
- the LOC123719223 gene encoding uncharacterized protein LOC123719223 isoform X3: MEKETVNFTNTQTGASAEVNIENTSSIVVVDIKIENEELKEETKNESGVIVEVFEDKDSVSKENSFIENGLCETIDDARSLGDLDSLAAGDELVLGAAGSDSGVEGCGRALSSGGGSRSCASSVVSCGSGCGSESSSVAGAPPRPRKRVNVTVTEPKRSSPITSTPRPTTAPRGPNLATRERARSREKPIPPEKPRPLTPKPKIRPTTDLPNLVRESPALRAKQTKTSAARCRTPNSPQTEEKKWPTNGQRLATVSDAGATRVAADKYGTLPRRRREDQEMSPKHDSSPPASRRPTVTRSASSRTATKTRVKIYAEKTSQTVLLGSDIESAFGGVVPNIERIEVNRCHRGVQASARDTETTRLAAAKAAAEAAAVEERERRLHAESQLAAERTARLAAIAELERNSLRLLELAGAGAGAGADGCLRALEEQLRSAEDLATRQRAENDTLRDHCDKLHADACKARERSRVFEARLTEAEREASEMQDFLAAETGALGDSLLDAENEIARLNADLERRRGECRQLVRMCEQRRQEALAASARARFATGASVGGAHASAHALDALARKLRTLTDAVRTAYALPHHAIQPTVFHNDAYSRSDSGDTLSPEEESRGGLLGAVVRALRTAAASAPVLTHVDDDRSRISDDNDSAELLDSETEPCLVTDPECAEEWWSGAWSGEELSPERDSFGDIDKDPESNSGSERESLRNLSAAIAQRQRSEAEAEEAARGCLLDKVVLLDQRLAELVRALALAAAAARHKDAPAATLADTLRVSKASTLGAQYIRYLTGRSWM; the protein is encoded by the exons ATGGAGAAAGAAACTGTTAATTTCACCAACACCCAAACTGGGGCTTCAGCTGAAGTTAACATTGAAAATACGTCCAGTATAGTGgtagttgatataaaaatagaaaatgaggAACTAAAAGAAGAAACTAAAAATGAAAGTGGTGTTATAGTTGAAGTGTTTGAAGACAAAGACTCAGTTTCTAAAGAGAACTCTTTTATTGAGAATGGTTTGTGTGAAACAATAGACGATGCACGATCTTTAGGTGACCTAGATAGTTTAGCGGCAGGGGACGAATTAGTGCTTGGCGCAGCGGGCAGTGACAGCGGAGTAGAAGGATGCGGCCGAGCGTTGAGCAGTGGCGGAGGATCTCGGTCTTGTGCATCAAGTGTAGTTTCCTGCGGCTCAGGTTGTGGTTCAGAGAGTTCTTCGGTCGCAGGGGCACCTCCAAGACCAAGAAAACGTGTCAATGTGACAGTTACAGAGCCAAAGAGAAGTTCTCCGATAACATCTACTCCTCGCCCGACAACGGCTCCTAGAGGACCAAATCTAGCCACTCGTGAACGTGCCCGAAGCAGAGAGAAACCGATACCGCCCGAGAAACCTCGGCCGTTGACTCCAAAGCCTAAAATTAGACCGACTACAGATCTTCCAAATCTTGTCAGAGAGAGCCCCGCATTACGTGCCAAACAAACCAAAACTTCCGCCGCTAGATGTAGAACGCCAAATTCACCTCAGACTGAAGAAAAGAAATGGCCAACTAACGGTCAGAGGCTGGCCACTGTGTCAGATGCAGGAGCCACTCGTGTGGCGGCTGATAAATATGGAACCTTGCCGAGAAGGCGGAGGGAAGATCAAGAGATGTCGCCGAAACATGACAGTAGCCCCCCAGCATCTAGACGTCCCACTGTCACGCGTTCAGCGTCCTCGAGAACAGCCACAAAGACGCGAGTTAAAATTTACGCCGAAAAGACATCACAAACTGTTTTGTTGGGTTCCGATATTGAATCCGCTTTTGGTGGCGTCGTTCCCAATATTGAAAG AATAGAAGTGAATCGTTGTCATCGTGGAGTGCAAGCAAGTGCAAGAGACACCGAGACAACACGACTTGCAGCAGCCAAGGCCGCAGCAGAGGCCGCTGCAGTCGAGGAAAGAGAGCGCAGGTTACACGCAGAATCCCAGTTGGCTGCCGAACGGACTGCAAGATTGGCTGCCATCGCAGAGCTTGAGAGAAATTCGTTGCGGCTTTTGGAACTGGCCGGCGCAg GCGCTGGCGCAGGCGCAGATGGCTGTCTACGAGCATTGGAAGAGCAATTGCGATCCGCAGAAGACCTAGCAACTCGGCAGCGAGCTGAAAACGACACGTTGAGAGACCACTGTGACAAGTTACATGCG GACGCGTGCAAAGCCCGTGAAAGGTCACGCGTCTTCGAAGCGCGTTTGACAGAAGCGGAGCGTGAAGCGTCGGAAATGCAGGACTTCTTGGCCGCTGAGACCGGAGCTCTTGGGGACTCGCTGCTTGATGCTGAGAATGAGATTGCCCGGCTCAACGCTGACCTTGAGAGAAG acGAGGTGAATGCCGTCAACTAGTGCGTATGTGCGAACAACGTCGTCAAGAGGCTCTGGCTGCGTCCGCTCGCGCACGTTTCGCAACGGGCGCAAGTGTGGGTGGTGCTCACGCTAGCGCGCACGCACTCGACGCACTCGCCCGTAAACTACGCACGTTGACAGATGCAGTGCGAACGGCTTATGCGTTGCCACATCATGCTATACAACCAACTGTTTTTCACAATGATGCGTACAG TCGTAGCGACAGTGGCGATACACTGTCCCCAGAAGAGGAATCCAGGGGTGGTCTGCTAGGAGCAGTGGTACGTGCACTGCGTACGGCAGCAGCGAGCGCGCCCGTACTTACGCACGTTGATGATGATCGCTCAAGGATATCCGATGATAATGATTCAGCTGAATTACTTGATTCGGAAACGGAGCCCTGTTTGGTCACTGACCCGG AATGTGCGGAAGAGTGGTGGTCGGGCGCCTGGAGTGGTGAAGAATTGTCTCCCGAACGAGATTCTTTCGGGGACATTGATAAAG ATCCAGAATCTAACTCCGGATCTGAGCGCGAATCGCTCCGGAATCTATCAGCGGCTATTGCGCAAAGGCAGAGGTCCGAGGCGGAAGCGGAAGAAGCGGCTCGGGGATGTCTTTTGGACAAAGTGGTGTTATTGGACCAAAGATTGGCGGAACTAGTTCGAGCGCTCGCATTGGCTGCTGCCGCCGCGAGGCATAAAGACGCGCCCGCTGCTACGCTCGCTGATACACTCCG AGTATCAAAAGCTTCCACATTAGGTGCTCAGTACATTCGCTACCTTACAGGGAGAAGTTGGATGTGA